ATGCCTGATTCACATACGGTTGCACAGATACCACAGGTGGTACAGCCGTGCACGTCATCTTTAAATTCTTCAAGTTCAGACTGGGGGATTTCAGTAGGACCGAAGAGTTTTGCTTTAATCCCGTAGGATTTGTTCATGAACTGCCTCCAGCGCAGGATCTTATCCCTGGGTGCTAACCCGGGCTTCTGGCCGGAAGCTGCATAAGTTGGACACCATTTTACACATTCACCACAGCGGGTGCAGGAGTCGAGCTCCATGAGCTGGACTGCTGTAAGGTTTTTGGTGTCTATTGATGGAGTTTTTTTTGCCATTTTATTCTCCTCCCTTATTTGCAAGGATTGCAAGCGGGGTGGCGATTACATGTATATACTTGCTGTATGGGATATATGCGATACAGAAGAGCAGGGAGATCACAGAGTGGAAGAGAGCTGCCGGAGGTGCTGTTACGGGATCGAGTCCGAAGCCCCAGATGATTCCGGTTCTGATACCGTCGGCAATAAAGCCGGAGATGGTGACTATGAAAACTCCTCCAAGCAGAACCCAGTCATACATAATGGAAGCTTCCCTGACTTCAGAAACAAAGAGCCTTCTTACTACTGCAATCATGACTCCTATAAGCAGGATATAGCCGAATATGTAGTTCGGAAGAGATAGCATCTCTCTAAATTCGGCAGGAGTAAACGGAAGTTCAATTCCGATCTTTTCGGTCATTTCGACTGCAAACATCAGTCCTGACAGAGCGAAAAGGGACATCCAGCCTGCAAAGATAGTAAAGTGCATGAACCAGCGAATAGGGCTTCTTTTAAGGATTCTTCTCTGGAAAAAGATGTCAAGGATGAGAACCTCTAAAATGGGCTTTCCATGGTGATGAGATTCTGCTCTGACCTGTGCCCACCAGGTTTTTAAGAACCTGATCGCGCTTCCTTTCTTTCCTGTTGGAGGTTCGAGAGCGTAACCTGTCACTCCTGCCCCCCATTTCTGGAAATTACCGATCATACCGTATAAAAAAATTACAACAGCTATAGCGCTGAGTATCATTATCTGGACAAACGTAAGACGAAGTGCGTCCGAGAGTCCAGAGAAGTATGCCATCTCACTGCTAATAGTTTATTCCTCCTATATATGGGTAAAAACTGAGAACTGATACTGCTTTAGAATTATTATTGATTACAGAATATCAACAATAGCAAAGACATGTCGAGAACCGTAGCGACTGTCTGTATAAGGTTTGAATAGTCTGTTAGTCTTTGTATCTATTATATTTAAACGTTATCTTTATAACACAATACATCGAAAAGCTCGCAAGAGCCACGAAAACAGGGTAGCATTAAAGCCATTTGAAAGGAAAATAAAAAGAAAACTGGAAAAATAATGATAAAATTATAATACAAGAATTATAAATCTATTTATTGAAACTCTTCCCGACGAAAAATAGAAAATATCAGCATTAGAAAGCTCAGAGAATTCAGAAAAAAGAATGTACATTCCGAAATTTGAATAATAGAGCGAAAAAAAGCTGGAGAAAAGGAATTCAGATAAAATTTTTTCAGATAACACTTTTGAATTCCGCTTGAGAACAGAGTTCTTTTCTAAAATAGAACTACCCCAGCTTTTGTACGCAACTATCCAGCTTTCATTTAAAATTACTTGCTAGATAGGACTGATTAGAACAGCTATTTGAGATCGACTCATATGAACCGATTTAACCACTGTCCAGTAATATATAGGGCTGCTTACAGCCCAACTCCTTCTTTGAATTTCTCAATTCCTATTTCATCTATCATTGCGCCAATCCGTTTAGATTTTCCATATCCTTTATAGAAGTTGATTATCCTCTCAACAAGATCCAGAACCTGTTCTTCGGAAAGGTCCTTTGCCACAACTTCCCCTAGTCTCGGGCGTGGCCCTGCATTTCCCCCCACGCTTACATTAAAACCCTTTGCAGTACCCACAATTCCTACGTCTTTTATGATCGTTTCGGAACAGGAATTTTGACATCCTGAAACACCCATCTTGAATTTGGAAGGAAGCTGCATACCATGGTACTTTTCATCAAGTTTCAAACCAAGCCCTACAGAGTCCTGCTTTCCCCTCTTGCAAAAGGTAGTTCCGGGACAAATCTTGACGCTCCTGACGCAGAGCCCGATAGCTGCACCGGGTTTCATGCCGAGTTCACCCCAGGCTGAATCCAGGTCTTCCTCCTTAAGTCCCACAACTGCAATTCTCTGTGCTGAAGTAACTTTGAGAGCTGCAGCCCCATATTTCTCTGCAATGTCTGCCAGCTTTCTCAGGGTTTCGGGATAAACGATCCCTCCGGGAATGTGCGGAGCAATAGCATAAGTTTCCCCATCTCTCTGTAAAATTGCAGCCTTCTCAGGAAGGTCCCCCTTAACATATTCTTTTGTCATGCTTTTACACTCTCCATGTTAATAGTTCAAGTTTGTTTAAGGATCTAATTATCGGCTAGCCTGAGCCCTATATCCGGACATCGGAGCAAAAACTGAGTTGATGAACAGGCTGAGTTCCCGAACAAACTTTAACCCGCGAATAAACGGATATGGAAACCTGTTTTAGCCCCAGTAAATTAGACCCCTTACATAACCGAAGAACCTCAATAATCCGGCACCCTTCCGGATTAGAGGAATAAAACTTCTGGACCCATAAAGAGGACACCAGATCAGAGAAATATATGCTCAAAACAATATAAATTGTTCTCTTTCTTAACTTAATACAATTTTTACGGCGTAACAGTTTAAAATCTGCCCAGGATTGAGCATCAATAGGGACAGTAAGTTTGATTCTGTGATCTCTGCATATCAGTCCCTTCAGTAATTGCGCAGGTTTCGACTTGATCAGCATAATTTAGATTCGCCCATCTGTGCACCGGCATCCACCCACAAACCCGCAAGTACACGATTTCGCGCATATTTGTGGGGCTTAAAGCTTCAATGATCAAGTCATCCCTGTAAAATGTGATCTCTCCGGCGCTACGCAGGACGTGGATGTCTACCTGTTTTCTCACTCGCTCAGCAAATCCTAATTTTTGCCCAATGTATATTCTCGCATGAATTTGGCTCTATCCTGAGTTATATAAATACCATCTGACTATCTTAATCGATTGCCATCATAGAATTATGATCTGGCTGTCGTACCGAGTCCCGAATATAGACTTGAAAATGGGTTTCAACTTGCTGGCTTGATGATCTAGACAAATTGGGAGGATTTGACAGGACGGAGTGAGGACTGCTTGGATGAGCTGTGAAGAAGTTCGAGATTTCTGGCAGGTTATGGCAGACTAGCCCATTTTTCAGCCTGCCAGCTGGGAGCACAGCGAAAATATGTTTTTTCCGGTGGAAGTGTACCACGTCACTCGTTGCGACTGGTAGACTAAGTAATTATTGTTTAAACCCAAAAATCTTCGGATCCAATTTTAGGAGTTATTGGTTCGTCTGCATTATCTATTTCGCCTTCTAATGTATTGTTTGTGCTGTTAAAACCATAGGTTACTTTAATTTCAGTATTTAAACCTCCAGTGTTACCTTGCAATGTGTTATTTTGAGAATGATAAATTATAACTGAAAACGAATATCCACCTTTTACAATAATGTTATTAAGAACTTTATTATTATTTGAATTAATAAGACTGAGGCTGAAATAGTTATCCAGAATCGAGTTATTATTTAGCTCATTGTTAGAAGA
This window of the Methanosarcina mazei S-6 genome carries:
- a CDS encoding nitrite/sulfite reductase domain-containing protein, which gives rise to MTKEYVKGDLPEKAAILQRDGETYAIAPHIPGGIVYPETLRKLADIAEKYGAAALKVTSAQRIAVVGLKEEDLDSAWGELGMKPGAAIGLCVRSVKICPGTTFCKRGKQDSVGLGLKLDEKYHGMQLPSKFKMGVSGCQNSCSETIIKDVGIVGTAKGFNVSVGGNAGPRPRLGEVVAKDLSEEQVLDLVERIINFYKGYGKSKRIGAMIDEIGIEKFKEGVGL
- the hdrE gene encoding dihydromethanophenazine:CoB--CoM heterodisulfide reductase subunit HdrE, which encodes MAYFSGLSDALRLTFVQIMILSAIAVVIFLYGMIGNFQKWGAGVTGYALEPPTGKKGSAIRFLKTWWAQVRAESHHHGKPILEVLILDIFFQRRILKRSPIRWFMHFTIFAGWMSLFALSGLMFAVEMTEKIGIELPFTPAEFREMLSLPNYIFGYILLIGVMIAVVRRLFVSEVREASIMYDWVLLGGVFIVTISGFIADGIRTGIIWGFGLDPVTAPPAALFHSVISLLFCIAYIPYSKYIHVIATPLAILANKGGE